The genomic region CGCCCGCGTGCGCGAGACGTCGCTGACCGACGTGATCTACGCCCACCATCCGCGGTTCCTCGGCGTGCGGCGCGCCTACGAGTCGCGCTCGGCGCCCGTCGAGGGCGGTGACGTGCTGCTGCTGGCGCCCGGTGTCCTGGCGGTGGGCGTCGGCGAGCGGACCACACCCGCCGGTGCGGAGGCGCTGGCGCGCAGCCTGTTCGACGACGACCTGGCGCACACGGTGCTGGCCGTGCCGATCGCGCAGGAACGGGCGCAGATGCACCTTGACACCGTGTGCACCATGGTCGACGTCGACGCCGTGGTGATGTATCCGGCGGTGGTGGACTCGTTGTCCGCGTTCACGATTCACCGTGACGGAGGCGGTGGCGTGCGGATCGACGACGAGGCGCCGTTCGTCACCGCTGCCGCTGCGGCGTTGGGCATCGACACGCTGCGCGTCATCGCGACCGGGTTGGATCCGGTGACGGCCGAGCGTGAGCAGTGGGACGACGGCAACAACACCCTGGCGGTCGCACCCGGTGTGGTGGTCGCCTACGAGCGCAACGTCGAGACCAACGCCCGCCTCGTCGACGCAGGCATCGAGGTGTTGCCGATCTCGGCGTCGGAACTAGGGACCGGGCGCGGCGGCCCGCGGTGCATGTCGTGTCCGGCGGCCCGCGATCCGCTCTAGTTCTTTGCGCTTCCCCCCGAAATAGCATTCCCGGTTGTTATGCGGGCGTTTTCACTGCCGCAGCTTCTCCCTCGCGAAGCGTCCATGCGTATCGCACGCGTGCCAGGTGCGATCCTTGCGATGCTGATCGCCAGTGAGAACTCATGGCTGTGGATGACCCAGAATCACGGCCCTGAATGCTATTTCGCGGCTGACCGGCCCGGGTGACCGGCCCGGTGGCGATCGGCCCGGTGGACCAGCGGATGACTACCGCCAGGATGGCAGCCAGATCTGCATGTTCCACGTCGCCTGCGAGATCGGGATGCCCGTCAGGATCGGATACATCCAGGCGAAGTTCGTCAGCACAAGTGCCACATAGCAACTCGCCGCGATCAGCCCGAGCGTTCGCCGCTCGGCGTTCTGGTTCGGCTTGTGCAGGATGTCGCCGAGGATCAGCGCGACCATCATCACCAGGAACGGCGCCATCGTCGCGGCATAGAAGAAGTACATCTGGCGGTCGATGTCGGCGAACCACGGCAGAAAGCCCGCGCTGTAGCCCGTCAGCGCAACGGCATAGCGCCAGTCGCGGCGCACTAACGCCCGCCACACCGCCCACGCCAGCACCGGCACCGCCAGGAACCACATCGCGGGCGTGCCCACCAGCATCACGGCCTTGACACACGACTGTGCGCCACAACCCGCCACGTCCTGGTTGTCGATCGCATACAACACCGGCCGCAGCGACATCGGCCAGGTCCACGGCTTGGATTCCCACGGGTGATGGTTGCCGTCGGCGTTGGTCAGCCCGGAATGGAACTTGTAGGCGCCGTAGGTGTAGTGCCACAGCGAGCGCACCGCGTCGGGCAGCGGCAACACGCTGTCCTGGCCGATCGACTGGCCGACCTCGTGCCGGTTCACGGCCGTCTCGGAGGCGAACCACGGCGTGTAGGAGGCCAGGTACACCGCGAACGGGATCAACACCAACGCATACAGGGACGGGCCGAGATCACGCCGGAGCGCCCCCAGCCACGGCCTGCCGACGCGGTACCGGCGGCGCGCCGCGATGTCGAACGCCAGCGTCATGACGCCGAAGAACGCGACGAAGTACAACCCCGACCACTTCGTCGCGCACGCCAAGCCGAGCAGCACGCCGGCGCCGAACCGCCACCAGCGCACGCCCAGTCGCGGGCCCCACGGCGTCTCGGTGATGCGTCCCTCGAGCAGCGCGACGTGCATCCGCTCGCGCACCTGGTCCCGGTCGACGATCAGGCAGCCGAACGCCGCCACCACGAATGCGACCAGGAAACCGTCGAGCAGCGCCGTGCGGGCCGTCACGAAGCTCACCCCGTCGGCGATCAACAGCAGCCCGGCGATGCCGCCGACCATCGTCGACCGGCTGATCCGCCGCACGATCCGCGCCACAAGCAGCACCATGATCACACCGCATACCGCGCCGGAGAACCGCCAGCCCAGACCGGTGTAGCCGAAGATCGCCTCGCCGACCGCCATCAGCTGCTTGCCGAGGGGTGGGTGCACCACCAGCCCGTAGCCCGGGTTGTCCTCGACGCCGTGGTTGTGCAGCATCTGCCAGGCCTGCGGCGCGTAGTGCTTCTCGTCGAAGATCGGCGTGCCCGCGTCGGTCGGCGAGCCGAGGTTGAGGAAGCGCGTCACGGCGGCCAGGGCGGTGATGACGGCGGTCATCGCCCAGCCCTGGAGGCGGTCCACGGGGCCGAAGTCGGCAACGGGCACCTGCGGCGCCGGGCTGATGACGGGGACCGCGCGCGGCGCTTGGGTGGCGGGGGCGGTCACGACAGCGATCGTAGGCTGTCGGCTGTGGCAGATCCCGGGTCGTCCCCAGCACTACGTGCGGGGGCCCACCGCTCCTATCCGCCGAAAGGCACTGGCCGATTGCTGATCGGGGCGACCCCGCTGGGCAGGCCGTCGGACGCCTCGATGCGCCTGGTAGAGGCGCTGCGAACCGCGGACATCGTCGCCGCCGAGGACACCCGCCGCATCCGCACGCTGGCGCAATCGCTCGAGGTCGCGCCGAAAGGACGGGTGATCAGCCTCTATGACCAGAACGAGGCGTCGCGGGTGGCCGGGCTGGTCGAGGACATCCGGACGGGCGCGACGGTGCTGCTGGTCAGCGATGCGGGCATGCCGCTGATCAGCGACCCCGGGTACCGTCTGGTCACGGCCTGCATAGAAGCGCAGGCGCCGATCCACTGCCTGCCCGGGCCCTCAGCGGTGACGACGGCGCTGGCCGTCTCCGGGCTGCCCGCCGAGAAGTTCTGTTTCGAGGGCTTCGCTCCCCGCAAGCAGGGTGCCCGCAGGGCATGGCTGCAGGCGCTGGCCAGCGAACAGCGCACCTGCGTGTTCTTCGAGTCGCCGCGGCGGCTGGCCGGCACGCTGAGCGCCGCCGTCGACGTGCTCGGCGGCGACCGCAGGGCGGTCGTGTGCCGCGAGCTGACGAAGATCCACGAGGAGATCCTCCGCGGTGGGCTGGCCGAACTGGCCGAGTGGGCGACGCACGGCGTACTCGGCGAGATCACCGTCGTGCTGGCCGGCGCGACGCCGAAAGCCGACCTCGAGACGTTGGTCGCCGAAGTCAGCGCGCTGGTCGACGACGGCGCGCGGGTCAAGGACGCCTGTGCGCAGGTGGTCGCCGCGCATCCAGGCTCACCGCCTCGGCGCGAGCTCTACGATGCCGTGTTGCGCGCCCGAGGATGAGGCGGTGCCGTCCCGGATGATCGGAGCGGCCTTGTGCAGGCACTCCTCCCACTCGCTATCGGGATCCGAGTCGGCGGTAATGCCCCCGCCTACTCCGAGCACCGCGTTGCCCGACGCGTCGAACTCGACGGTCCGGATCGCCACGTTCAGCTCACACCCCGCGACCGGCGACGCCAACCCGACGGTCCCGCAGTACACCCCGCGGCGAAGCGGTTCCCATGCCGACAACAGCGCGCGCGCCCGCGCCTTCGGCGTGCCCGTCACCGACGCTGGCGGAAACGTCGCGTCTAGTACCGCGGTCATCGGCACGTCGACACCCACTCGCGCCGCCACCGTCGACACCAGATGCCACACGCCGGGCGCGGGCTGCACGGCCAGCAGTTCGGGCACCGTCACCGTCCCGGTGTCGGCGACGCGGCCGAGATCGTTGCGCACCAGGTCGACGATCATGATGTTCTCGGCGACGTCCTTGACCGAGGCCCGCAGCTGTACCGGATCGGCGGACAGCGGCAGGGTGCCCTTGATCGGGCTCGACGCCACCACCTGACCCCGCCTGCGCAGGAATAACTCCGGCGACAACGAGGCCACCGCACCCCACGCGCCGGCGAGAAATGCGGCCCGGGCCGGGGAGGTGCGCCCGACCGCGTCGACGAAGAAGTCGACCGGTGAGCCGTCGAGTCGTCCGCCGAACTGCGTGCAGACACACGCCTGGTACACCTCGCCCGCCGCGATGGCCGCCAGGCAGTCGAGCACGCCACGGCGGTGCGCGTCCCGGTCGGGGTCACGCCATCGCACGACGGCAGGCCGGGGCGCTACGGGTGTGCGCACCGCTTCGGCGACCCACTCGGGAAGCGCTGCGCCGCTGAGACTTTCGTGCCACCAGCGGCCGTCGCGGTCCTGGCGCAGCACGCAGTTAGACCAGCCGCCCGCGGCTTCGGGTATGCGTGGGCCCAGCCCGTCGGCGGCCGCGTCCGGATACGACAGATAGCCGAACCAGCCGCCGCCGACCGGCCCGTCCGCGGCGCCGGTGGCCACGTCGAACGCCGAGACGACGGGCGTCGCCGTCACGGAGGGCGCGATGACGGCGCCGGAGCCGAACCACTCACCGAGCAGCGCGGCGGGCGGGGGCAAAGCCAGCCGCGCACCGGCATACGCGACGGCGCGCAGCACCTCCGGGGCACTGCCCAGGTCGCCGAGCCGGTCGATCCGCACGGGCTCAGCTTGTCAGACCTGCCGGCTTATCTCCCGCGGGATGTCGACGGCCGCCAGCTTGTCCGGGTTGCGCATCGCATAGAAGTGCGAGATGCGGCCGTCGGTGATCTCGATGGTGATAATGCCCTCGAAGCTGTCACCGAGGTAGAGCCGCAGCGCCGGGGCGCCGTTGTACCAGGCAGGCTCCACCCGCCCGGTCTCGCCGGCCTGCCGGACCAGGCCGATGAGCACTCGTGCGACGCGATCGGCGCCGACGACGGGCCTGCGTGCGGCGCTGACCTTGCCGTCGCTGTCCGCAGTCCATGCGACGTCGTCGGTCAACATCTCCAGTAGTCCGTCGAGGTCGCCGGTCGACGCTGCGGCGAAGAACCGCGCCGTGAGCTCCATCGACAGCTTCGGGTCGACGGGCTCGAACCGCTTGCGCCGCGACTGCACGTGCTCGCGGGCGCGGTGCGCCATCTGGCGGACGGCGGCCGTCGACTTGCCGACGGTCGCGGCGATCTCGTCGTGGCTGAAGCCGAACACCTCGCGCAGCACGAACACTGCGCGTTCGTCGGGACTCAACGTCTCGAGCACGACGAGCATGGCCATCGAAACCGACTCGGCAAGAATGAGATCGGAAGAGGGGTCAGTGCCGTTGGCGGCGTCGAGCAACAGCGGCTCGGGCAGCCACGGGCCGACGTAGTCCTCGCGTCTGCGGGTCTGCGCCCGCAACGAGTTGAGGGCCTGCCTGGTGACGAGCTGGGCGAGGTAGGCCTTGGTGTCGTGCACCGTGGCCAGATCGACCTCGGCCCAGCGCACGTAACTCTCCTGCAGCACGTCGTCGGATTCGGTTGCGCTGCCGAGGATCTCGTAGGCGATCGTGAACAGCAGCGGACGCAGCCGCGTGAACCGCTCGGCGTGTTCGTCACCCGGCGCGGTGCTCATCGGACCGGAAGCTCCCGTTCGACCTCCACCAGCTGCGGGACGCGGTCGTAGCCCTGGTAGCGGTGATAGGAACCCGGCTTCTTCGCTTCTCCGGCCATCCACTTCACCGTCCACTGGCAGACCTGTTCCTTGATGAACGCGCCGGCCTTGCCACCGATGTAGAAGTTGATCGGGGTGTCGTCCTTGCGGTGCAACTGCAGCGTGCCCGCCCCGCGTCCCAGGCTGATGCACTGGGCGGCCATCGGCACGCCGATGCGTTCCGGGCCTGCGCCATCGATACGGCTCAGGATCGTGTTCGCCGCCACCGCTCCCATCGGCAGACTTGCCTGGCAGCTCATCCGGTACGGCTGGTTCGACGGTGAGGCGGAATCACCGGCGGCGACGATCCGCGCGTCGGTGATGCTGGTGAGCGTCTCGTCGGTGAGCAGCCGGCCCAGCTCGTCGGTGGCCAGTCCGCTGGCCGCGGCCAGCCCGGGCACGCCGAAGCCCGTGGTCCACACCGTCGCCGCACTCGGCAGCATCCGTCCACCGGCAAGCACCACGGAGTCGGCGGTCACCGCGGCGACCGATTCCTCGACCACTGTCACGCCCAGCCTGCGCAACCGCTTGGCCACCGAGCGGCGGCCCGGACCGCTCAGTGACGGTGCCAACGCGTCACCGACCAGCGTTACCGAACGTCCCGTCTCGGCGAACTCCGAAGCGGCCTCGATCCCGGTGAGACCGGCGCCCACCACGACCACGGGCGCGGACAGCGGCACGTCGGCCAGCCGAGCCGCCAACCGCCGCGCCTGCTCGAGTTCACTGAGCGGGTAGGCGAATTCGCGGGCGCCGGGGACACCCGCAGGCACCGCTCCGGTGCTGCCGACGGCGTAGACCAGATAGTCGTAGCGCATCGACCCACCCGACGTCAGGTCGACAGTGCGGGCCGCGGCATCGATGCGCTCGACGCCGTCGACCACGAAGCGGACCCGCTCGTTCAGGACGTCGGCATAGTCGATCACCGCGTCGTCGTTGCCCGCGACAAGCTGATGCAGTCGGATCCGCTCGACGAACGCCGGACGCGGGTTGATCAGGGTGACGTCCGCGTGCGGGGCGAGCCGGTTGGCGGCCATCACGCCGGCGTAACCGCCGCCGACGACGACCTTGGTGTTGTCGGTCATGGTGATCTCCTCGGGGTCATCCGGCTCTTCGCCGGCCGCCGGAGGCGGCCAATTCACCTGTGAGCCGGTCTGCCCTCCAGACACCTCGCATCTCCGGAGTGTGACACCTCGCCGGCGAATGTGTCGCAGGTCACTGCCGGGCGACGGTCCGCGGGGTGAACGCCGTCAGCTTGTCCGGGTTGCGCATGGCGTAGAAGTTGGTGATCCGGTCGTCGACGATCTCGATGAGGAACACGCCCTCGAAGGTGTCGCCCCGGTGGATGGCGACCGCCGGAGCGAAGTTGCAGGTAGTGACCTCGAAGCGGACGTCGGCCATTTCGCGGGTGAACTCGAAGAACCTCGATAGGACCGCCGCCACCTTCCTCGCGCCGACGATGGGCCTGCGCGCAGCGGCGGCCTTACCGCCGCTGTCGGCGGTCCACGTGACGTCCGGGGCCAGCAGCGTCATCAGGTCCTGCACCTCACCGGTCTGCGCGGCGGTCAGGAACCGGTCGGTGATCTGTGCGCTCCAGGCGCTGTCCACGGGCCCGAACCGTCGGCGGCGGGCGTGCACGTGCGCCCGGGCACGGTGCGCCATCTGGCGCACCGTCGCCACGGACTTGCCGACCGCTCCGGCGATCTCGTCGTGGTCGAAGCCGAACACCTCGCGCAGTACGAAGACCGCCCGCTCATCCGGGGTGAGCGTCTCCAACAACACCAGCATCGCCATCGAAACCGATTCCGCCAGAACCACATCGGTTGCCGCGTCGCGGTCGTCGAGCAGCAGGGGCTCCGGCAGCCACGGGCCGACGTACTCCTCTCGACGGCGGGCCCTGGCCCGCAGCGCGTTGAGCGCCTCGCGGGTGACCAGTTGTGCGAGATAGGACTTCGTGTCCCGCACCGTCGCCAGGTCCACGTCGGCCCACCGCAGGTAGCTGTCCTGTAGCACGTCGTCGGATTCCGTTGCCGAACCGAGTATCTCGTAGGCGATCGTGAACAGCAGCGGCCGTAAGTGGGTGAACCTCTCGGCGTGCTCGTCCGAGACGGTCACGTGCGCGCGACCAGTCCGGCGTGCTGCGCTTCCGGCCGCGGCCCGCCCTTGAACCAGGGCGCCGACCCCGGCTTGCGGGCCTGCCGGCGCAGACCCCACACCGTGCCCCGGCAGATGGCCTCCTTCACCTTCGCGGCAAGGCGGCCGCCGAGGTACGCGTTCATCGGTGAGTTGTCCCTGCGGCCCAATTGCAGCAGGCCGCCGCGGCGGCCCAGGCTGGTGCACGAATTGCCAGCGAAGCCGTACTCGAACACCGGAGGCTCGGTGCCCGCGATCCGGCTCAGCACTGTGTTGCCGGCCTGCGGCCCGAGTTGTGACGCCGTCGCGCAGCACATGCGTAACGGCGCGCCCGATGGGGCGGCGCAGTCACCGGCCGCCACGATGCGGACATCGTCCACGCTGGTCAGCGTCTCATCGGTCAGCAACCGACCGATGGCGTCGGTGCTGAGGCCGCTGGCCGCAGCCAGTCGAGGCACCGAGAACCCGGCGGCCCACACGGTGAGGGCGGTCGGGCGCACGGCGCCGTCGGCGAACACCACCGCGTCCGGGCGGACTTCGGCGACGACGTCGTCGGCCAGCACGGCGACGCCCAGCTTGGCCAGCGCCTTGGCGACCGAGCGACGGCCCGGCGCCGACAGCGTCGGGGCCAGCTGCCCACCGCAGACGAGGGTGACCCGTCGGCTCTGTTCGGCGAGCTCGGCGGCGACCTCGATACCGGTGAACCCGCCGCCGACGACCGTCACCGGCGCGTCGTGGTGCAGCTGGGCGAGCCGCTCACGCAACCGGTGCGCGTGTTCGAATTCGGCCACTGAGTAGGCGAATTCGGCGACGCCGTGGATCGACGACGGCGTCGCCGCCGAGCTGCCGACCGCATAGATCACGTAGTCGTACTGCAGCGATTGGCCCGAGGCAAGCCGCACCTCGCGCGCCCCGGTGTCGATGCGCGTCGCGGTGTCGACCACCAGGCGGATGCCGTCGCCCAGCAGGGTTCCGTAGTCGACGGCGGCGTCGTAACCGCCGGCCGCCACCTGGTGCAGGCGGATCCGCTCGACGAATGTCGGGCGCGGATTGACCAACGTGACCTCGACGTCGCTGCGCAGCCGAAGTTGGTTGGCCGCCAGGGTTCCGGAGTAGCCGCCGCCGATGACGACGACCTTTGTGCGCGTGCTGTTTCGTGTGTTGTTTTCAGTCATGCCCTCAAGACACCTTCCGGCCGGCGGCCGTGACAGAAAGTGACCTACATCACTACACCAGTCCCAGTGCGAGCATGGCGTCGGCGACCCGGATGAAACCCGCGATGTTGGCGCCCGCGACGTAGTCGCCGGGTTGCCCGTACTCCTCGGCGGTCGCCAGGCAGGTGTCGTGGATACGGGCCATGATCCCGGCCAGCCGGGTCTCGGTCTCCTCGAACGTCCAACTGTCGCGTGACGCGTTCTGCTGCATCTCCAACGCGCTGGTGGCCACACCGCCGGCGTTGACGGCCTTGCCCGGCGCGAACACCACACCCGCCTCGGCGAAGTGCCCGACGGCCTCCGGCATACACGGCATGTTGGCCCCCTCGGCCACGATCCGGCAGCCCGACTTGATCAACTGCAGGGCGTCCGCGCCGTTGATCTCGTTCTGGGTGGCACATGGCAGCGCGATGTCGCACGGCACCTGCCAGATGCTGCTGCCGTCGACGAAGCGGGCCCCCTTGCGCATGTCGGCGTATTCGGCGATGCGAGCGCGGCGGGCCTCTTTGACCTCTTTGAGGGTCTGAGCGTCGACCCCGCTCTCGTCGACGATGTAGCCGCTGGAGTCCGAGCAGGCGACCACCACTCCGCCCAGCTGTCCGACCTTCTCGATCGCGTAGACGGCGACGTTCCCCGAGCCGGAAACCACGACCCGCTGGCCGTCGAACGATTGGCCCGCGACGTCGAGCATCTCCTTGACGAAGCACACGGTGCCGTACCCGGTGGCTTCCGTCCGGACGCGCGAGCCGCCCCAGGTCAGACCCTTGCCGGTGAGCGCGCCGGATTCGTAGCGGTTGGTGATGCGCTTGTACTGCCCGAAGAGGAAACCGATCTCGCGCGTGCCGACACCGATGTCGCCGGCGGGCACGTCGGTGTACTCGCCGATATGGCGGTACAGCTCGGTCATGAACGACTGGCAGAACCGCATCACCTCGCCGACGGAGCGGCCCTTCGGGTCGAAGTCCGACCCCCCCTTGCCGCCGCCGATCGGCAAGCCGGTCAGCGAATTCTTGAAGGTCTGTTCGAAGCCGAGGAACTTGACGATGCCCAGATACACCGACGGGTGGAAGCGCAAACCGCCCTTGAACGGCCCGAGCGCTGAGTTGAACTCGACCCGGAAGCCACGGTTGATCTGCACGTCGCCGCGGTCGTCGACCCAGGGCACCCGGAAGATGATCTGCCGCTCCGGCTCGCACAACCGCCGGATCACCTCGGCCTCGGCGTACTCGGGGTGCTTGGCCACCACCGGTCCGAGGCTCATGAGGATCTCGTAGACGGCCTGATGAAACTCGGTCTCACCCGGGTTGCGCCGCACGACCTCGTCGTAGACGTCGTAGAGCGTCTCGGGTAGCGGACTCATCACTGTGCCTGGTAGCGGGGGAACACGCCGCTCGGGGCGGGCAACTGCGTGCCCGGCTTGAGCCGGGTGCCGATCGCCTCGAACGTGCGCTCCTGCGGGGGCTGGCCGAGCAGGTCGAGCAGCTTGCCCGTCGAGTCCGGCATCACCGGCTGGGCCAGCAGCGCGGCGATCCGCACCACCTCCATCGTCGTGTACAGCACCGTGCCGAACCGCCGATGGTCGTCCTGCGACTCCGACTTGCGCAGCACCCACGGCTCCTGACCGGAGAAGTACCGGTTCGCCGCGCCCAGCACCGACCAGATGGCCTCCAGTGCCAAATGCATCGCCAGCGCGTCGTAGTGGCCGCGCACCCGCGGCAGCAGCCCGTCCGCGGCGGCCAGCAGTTCCTGGTCCTCGGCGCTGAACTCGCCGGGCTCCGGCACGACGCCGTCGAGGTTCTTGGCCACCATCGACAGCGAGCGCTGCGCCAGGTTGCCCAGCTCGTTGGCCAGGTCGGCGTTGATG from Mycobacterium sp. IDR2000157661 harbors:
- a CDS encoding NAD(P)/FAD-dependent oxidoreductase → MTDNTKVVVGGGYAGVMAANRLAPHADVTLINPRPAFVERIRLHQLVAGNDDAVIDYADVLNERVRFVVDGVERIDAAARTVDLTSGGSMRYDYLVYAVGSTGAVPAGVPGAREFAYPLSELEQARRLAARLADVPLSAPVVVVGAGLTGIEAASEFAETGRSVTLVGDALAPSLSGPGRRSVAKRLRRLGVTVVEESVAAVTADSVVLAGGRMLPSAATVWTTGFGVPGLAAASGLATDELGRLLTDETLTSITDARIVAAGDSASPSNQPYRMSCQASLPMGAVAANTILSRIDGAGPERIGVPMAAQCISLGRGAGTLQLHRKDDTPINFYIGGKAGAFIKEQVCQWTVKWMAGEAKKPGSYHRYQGYDRVPQLVEVERELPVR
- the gdhA gene encoding NADP-specific glutamate dehydrogenase → MSPLPETLYDVYDEVVRRNPGETEFHQAVYEILMSLGPVVAKHPEYAEAEVIRRLCEPERQIIFRVPWVDDRGDVQINRGFRVEFNSALGPFKGGLRFHPSVYLGIVKFLGFEQTFKNSLTGLPIGGGKGGSDFDPKGRSVGEVMRFCQSFMTELYRHIGEYTDVPAGDIGVGTREIGFLFGQYKRITNRYESGALTGKGLTWGGSRVRTEATGYGTVCFVKEMLDVAGQSFDGQRVVVSGSGNVAVYAIEKVGQLGGVVVACSDSSGYIVDESGVDAQTLKEVKEARRARIAEYADMRKGARFVDGSSIWQVPCDIALPCATQNEINGADALQLIKSGCRIVAEGANMPCMPEAVGHFAEAGVVFAPGKAVNAGGVATSALEMQQNASRDSWTFEETETRLAGIMARIHDTCLATAEEYGQPGDYVAGANIAGFIRVADAMLALGLV
- a CDS encoding aminodeoxychorismate synthase component I, translating into MRIDRLGDLGSAPEVLRAVAYAGARLALPPPAALLGEWFGSGAVIAPSVTATPVVSAFDVATGAADGPVGGGWFGYLSYPDAAADGLGPRIPEAAGGWSNCVLRQDRDGRWWHESLSGAALPEWVAEAVRTPVAPRPAVVRWRDPDRDAHRRGVLDCLAAIAAGEVYQACVCTQFGGRLDGSPVDFFVDAVGRTSPARAAFLAGAWGAVASLSPELFLRRRGQVVASSPIKGTLPLSADPVQLRASVKDVAENIMIVDLVRNDLGRVADTGTVTVPELLAVQPAPGVWHLVSTVAARVGVDVPMTAVLDATFPPASVTGTPKARARALLSAWEPLRRGVYCGTVGLASPVAGCELNVAIRTVEFDASGNAVLGVGGGITADSDPDSEWEECLHKAAPIIRDGTASSSGAQHGIVELAPRR
- the arcA gene encoding arginine deiminase yields the protein MWRRSAVTVLHVTLGCDSEVGRLRAVILHRPGAELQRLTPRNNDALLFDGLPWVARAQQEHDAFAALLESRGVEVLLLADLLTEALSHSGAARMHGIAAAVDPRRLGLPLAHELSAYLRMLDPAPLARVLMAGMTFNELPLSGGELSLVRRMHHGADFVIDPLPNLLFTRDSSFWIGPRVAITSLALPARVRETSLTDVIYAHHPRFLGVRRAYESRSAPVEGGDVLLLAPGVLAVGVGERTTPAGAEALARSLFDDDLAHTVLAVPIAQERAQMHLDTVCTMVDVDAVVMYPAVVDSLSAFTIHRDGGGGVRIDDEAPFVTAAAAALGIDTLRVIATGLDPVTAEREQWDDGNNTLAVAPGVVVAYERNVETNARLVDAGIEVLPISASELGTGRGGPRCMSCPAARDPL
- a CDS encoding dolichyl-phosphate-mannose--protein mannosyltransferase; the protein is MTAPATQAPRAVPVISPAPQVPVADFGPVDRLQGWAMTAVITALAAVTRFLNLGSPTDAGTPIFDEKHYAPQAWQMLHNHGVEDNPGYGLVVHPPLGKQLMAVGEAIFGYTGLGWRFSGAVCGVIMVLLVARIVRRISRSTMVGGIAGLLLIADGVSFVTARTALLDGFLVAFVVAAFGCLIVDRDQVRERMHVALLEGRITETPWGPRLGVRWWRFGAGVLLGLACATKWSGLYFVAFFGVMTLAFDIAARRRYRVGRPWLGALRRDLGPSLYALVLIPFAVYLASYTPWFASETAVNRHEVGQSIGQDSVLPLPDAVRSLWHYTYGAYKFHSGLTNADGNHHPWESKPWTWPMSLRPVLYAIDNQDVAGCGAQSCVKAVMLVGTPAMWFLAVPVLAWAVWRALVRRDWRYAVALTGYSAGFLPWFADIDRQMYFFYAATMAPFLVMMVALILGDILHKPNQNAERRTLGLIAASCYVALVLTNFAWMYPILTGIPISQATWNMQIWLPSWR
- the rsmI gene encoding 16S rRNA (cytidine(1402)-2'-O)-methyltransferase, which translates into the protein MRLVEALRTADIVAAEDTRRIRTLAQSLEVAPKGRVISLYDQNEASRVAGLVEDIRTGATVLLVSDAGMPLISDPGYRLVTACIEAQAPIHCLPGPSAVTTALAVSGLPAEKFCFEGFAPRKQGARRAWLQALASEQRTCVFFESPRRLAGTLSAAVDVLGGDRRAVVCRELTKIHEEILRGGLAELAEWATHGVLGEITVVLAGATPKADLETLVAEVSALVDDGARVKDACAQVVAAHPGSPPRRELYDAVLRARG
- a CDS encoding RNA polymerase sigma-70 factor, which translates into the protein MSTAPGDEHAERFTRLRPLLFTIAYEILGSATESDDVLQESYVRWAEVDLATVHDTKAYLAQLVTRQALNSLRAQTRRREDYVGPWLPEPLLLDAANGTDPSSDLILAESVSMAMLVVLETLSPDERAVFVLREVFGFSHDEIAATVGKSTAAVRQMAHRAREHVQSRRKRFEPVDPKLSMELTARFFAAASTGDLDGLLEMLTDDVAWTADSDGKVSAARRPVVGADRVARVLIGLVRQAGETGRVEPAWYNGAPALRLYLGDSFEGIITIEITDGRISHFYAMRNPDKLAAVDIPREISRQV
- the sigJ gene encoding RNA polymerase sigma factor SigJ, which gives rise to MTVSDEHAERFTHLRPLLFTIAYEILGSATESDDVLQDSYLRWADVDLATVRDTKSYLAQLVTREALNALRARARRREEYVGPWLPEPLLLDDRDAATDVVLAESVSMAMLVLLETLTPDERAVFVLREVFGFDHDEIAGAVGKSVATVRQMAHRARAHVHARRRRFGPVDSAWSAQITDRFLTAAQTGEVQDLMTLLAPDVTWTADSGGKAAAARRPIVGARKVAAVLSRFFEFTREMADVRFEVTTCNFAPAVAIHRGDTFEGVFLIEIVDDRITNFYAMRNPDKLTAFTPRTVARQ
- a CDS encoding NAD(P)/FAD-dependent oxidoreductase, with amino-acid sequence MTENNTRNSTRTKVVVIGGGYSGTLAANQLRLRSDVEVTLVNPRPTFVERIRLHQVAAGGYDAAVDYGTLLGDGIRLVVDTATRIDTGAREVRLASGQSLQYDYVIYAVGSSAATPSSIHGVAEFAYSVAEFEHAHRLRERLAQLHHDAPVTVVGGGFTGIEVAAELAEQSRRVTLVCGGQLAPTLSAPGRRSVAKALAKLGVAVLADDVVAEVRPDAVVFADGAVRPTALTVWAAGFSVPRLAAASGLSTDAIGRLLTDETLTSVDDVRIVAAGDCAAPSGAPLRMCCATASQLGPQAGNTVLSRIAGTEPPVFEYGFAGNSCTSLGRRGGLLQLGRRDNSPMNAYLGGRLAAKVKEAICRGTVWGLRRQARKPGSAPWFKGGPRPEAQHAGLVART